The Methanobrevibacter sp. region TTTTCGTCCATAAAATAACCTAATTTATTATAATTTGCTAAAAATAAAAATAAAAAAAAAGAAAATAAAAAATTTATTCTAAACGCTTACGAGCAGCATCAAGAATAATTTTTTGTTCAGCACGAGCTACAGTTTTTCTAACTTCAGCTACAGCATCAGCATTTGATGAAACACTGGTGATTCCGAATCCAACAAGTTTTTCAACAATGTGTGGAACACTACCAGCTTGACCGCAAATACTACATTTCACACCTGCTGCAACACATTTTTTGATTGTTCTTTCAATTAATTTCATTACTGCAGGGTGTTCTTCAGTGTAGTGTTTTGCTACAAATTCGTTGTTTCTGTCAACTGCTAAAGTATATTGAGTCAAGTCATTGGTTCCTAAACTTACAAAGTCGATACCAATGTCAATGTATTCATCAATCATTATTGCAGCTGCCGGAATTTCAACCATCATTCCAAAGTCAACATCTTTGTGAGGTTCTAAACCTACTTCTGAACATAATGCTTTAGCTTGAACGAGTTCAGCAGGACTTTGTGATAATGGAATCATGATTCCAATGTTTGTGTAGCCTTTTTCGTGTAACTTTTTAATAGCTTTGAATTCACATTTGAGGATTTCAGGTTGGTCTAATTCTCTTCTGATTCCTCTCCAACCGAGCATTGGATTGTGTTCTCTAGGTTCGTTTTCTCCACCTTCTAATGTGATGAATTCATCAGTTGGTGCATCCAAAGTTCTGTACCATACTGGTTTTGGATAGAATGCATCAGCTACAATTTGAACATTATCAGCAATAGTGTCGATTAATTCATCTTCCCTACCGTCAGCAATGAATTTACCTGGGTGAATACCAGCAGTCAACATTAAGTGTTCTGTTCTTAATAATCCAACACCATCTGCACCGGTTGCTGCTGCTCTTTCAGCTGCTTCAGGCATACTTACATTAGCTTTAACTTCAGTTACGGTTAAAATTGGTGCTGCTTCCGCAGTAGCTGCTACAACAACTTCTTCTGATTTAGCATCGGAAATTCCTGCAAATACCAATCCTTTTTTACCGTCTAATGTGACACCATCATTTTCTTTTAAAACAGAAGTAGCATCCCCAGTTCCTACAACACAAGGAATACCTAATTCACGGGAGATAATTGAAGCGTGACATGTTACTCCACCCTCATCAGTTACAATACCACTAGCTCTTCTCATAGCTGGAACCATATCTGGTGTGGTCATTGTTGTAACCATAACATCGCCGTCTTCAACTTTATCCAATTCATCAATATCCAAGATAATTTTGACTTCACCGGATGCCATTCCCGGACTTGCTCCTAGACCTCTTACTAATACATCACCTAAATCAGAAGTATCATCAGCTGCATCATCTGCTACAGCATCTCCCAATGTTGTGATTGGTCTTGCCTGTAATAAGAATAAATTATCTCTTTCAAATGCCCATTCAGTGTCCATTGGTTCGCCGTAGTGAGCTTGAACTCTTTTACCCATTTCAGTCAATTCAACGAGTTCTTCATCAGACAATACTCTTTCTTTTCTTAACTCATCAGGAACTTCAACTTTTACACTGGTACCGGTTTCATCATTAGTGTACATAACTTTTTTATCACTGATTGTTACATTAATGATTTCATTGTTCTTTTTATCAACTTGATAGTTATCTGGAGTTACATCACCAGA contains the following coding sequences:
- the ppsA gene encoding phosphoenolpyruvate synthase, translated to MYVKKFEELSKSDIGIAGGKGANLGELTQAGIPVPPGFVVTAQAYEYFMDEAGINDKVMGILEKIDINDTKALQAAAEEIKQIIIESPIPDDLVLFIREYYNQLCQRVGEDDTDVAIRSSATAEDLPEASFAGQQDTFLHVSGDDEVIEYIRKCWASLFEARAIFYREENNFEHSKVYIAVVVQKMAIADKAGVMFTVNPSTGEEIALIEGSWGLGESVVSGDVTPDNYQVDKKNNEIINVTISDKKVMYTNDETGTSVKVEVPDELRKERVLSDEELVELTEMGKRVQAHYGEPMDTEWAFERDNLFLLQARPITTLGDAVADDAADDTSDLGDVLVRGLGASPGMASGEVKIILDIDELDKVEDGDVMVTTMTTPDMVPAMRRASGIVTDEGGVTCHASIISRELGIPCVVGTGDATSVLKENDGVTLDGKKGLVFAGISDAKSEEVVVAATAEAAPILTVTEVKANVSMPEAAERAAATGADGVGLLRTEHLMLTAGIHPGKFIADGREDELIDTIADNVQIVADAFYPKPVWYRTLDAPTDEFITLEGGENEPREHNPMLGWRGIRRELDQPEILKCEFKAIKKLHEKGYTNIGIMIPLSQSPAELVQAKALCSEVGLEPHKDVDFGMMVEIPAAAIMIDEYIDIGIDFVSLGTNDLTQYTLAVDRNNEFVAKHYTEEHPAVMKLIERTIKKCVAAGVKCSICGQAGSVPHIVEKLVGFGITSVSSNADAVAEVRKTVARAEQKIILDAARKRLE